In Apis mellifera strain DH4 linkage group LG1, Amel_HAv3.1, whole genome shotgun sequence, the sequence AATACTAAATAgttgaatcattttattttatatatatatatatatatatatatatatatatatatatattatatttttattaaatattttaataattttgatagtttttgttttttaaaaatttttttgattatttttgattatgtaTTTGTACTTTTtagttttgtattatataatttgtaataaaatttttaaattttgataagttTTTTGATgctaatattatcatatcaatCATCAAAAAGATCAAAAGATAAGagacaaatattgaaataaattgtaattagctcttataaataaacaacttgtaaattaattcgtaattaGTAGTCAacgtgttaaattaaaatcacttatttattattaaaaattaaattcaactaTTTAAATGTCAAAACAAGatcatttcaaattcattaactttattgttttaaaagtaCCTGGACTATAAGATTGCGTAGTATTAGAACTACCAGGCTGATGTCCTGTAGGGAATGCTAATGGACTAGGACTTCTGGTAGGACTAGCAGGAAGCGGCGACGGACTCGGAGTTCTAGCTAACGGAGACAATGGTATATGTCCAACTGATTTTCTGCGATTCGgcgaatgaatattttttgcagCTGTATGCAACTTGTGTTTCAAACCATGAAGTGTACTTGGTCTCTGATAATGAGATTGATTGGCAATAGTGGATAAATTTGCAGTAGATGTAGAAGAACCAGGAGAGGAAGAATTTGGACTGGAACAAGGGCTTGAATTCCCTGTAGAATGATAAGAATCCGAGCTAACACGGTTTGTTGGAGGTGAAGGGCTGCAAACGGACTTCGTACAAGTTGCAAAGTATGGTGATGTCTCTTGGGAACGTGTAAATGATTGGAACGATCGACTAGGCGTTACCATTGATGGTGAACAAATTCCTGCAGccatctgaaaaaaattatgtaatatttctgtttaatgataaatatgttaatcaAATCATCAAATGTTTTTTCCTTCTAATGCTCAAATTTTTTGTGATCGGTGTATAGTGTAGAATTTTGATATTGTCACGAACAATAAGAAAAACACATATTTAAAAGCTGCCACGGGATTGTATTGGACAAATaagtattgataaaaaaaaaacagcaaCTAAAACGTAACTAGCAATTCACGAAACGTGACGAAAAATCATACCATAAGTGGAGGTTTGCTGTCGCTGGATAGAATGGGTGCTGACAATGGACAACTGATAGTTAATGgctgcaataaaaaaaaaagtaacactTAACATAATAATGTGTGTTGCATTAAAATTGCCAGTGCTTTAGTATTTATGCCGCGATCAGTAGCAGTAAGTGTagtagtaatataatatataataatagtatcataattgaaaatcttaaaagaaaaaaaaaaaaaaaaaaagaaaaaattatataaaatataataaatttatagttcaaaacatttttttaaatgttcacaattgatatttaaaaaaaatcatgatatatttttaaaacatttttcaataaaaaaaattataaagcaaaaatcaaaaatatacttttatacctGTTGCATCTCTACGCTAGCTCGTTTCGAgctaattcgtttaaaaagggacgtttttcgttttttatctGAATGATCACGTTTCAATTTGCGCTGTTTATGTAATGTTCTGCGAGCCATTTTACTTTGAGTCAAATCTCGTTTCCTTCCTCCTGTTTTGATACTAGTATTTTCTAATGGTGTACTACGCAATGTTACGTGATCACCGCCACTTAACATCAATTGAAGAACTTGTATATGATATAAACCCTGCACTGGTTCACCATTTATATGTGTTATGAGATCACCTGGTCTTAAACCAGCTTCAAAAGCTGGACTAGATTGATCTACagcctataaaatatatgaaataaatataattgggctatgttgatattttgataataattcgtaACATACCATAACTAGATGATGCATGGTGTAAAAATCACTGTCACCATAATAAACTCTAATCGTATGTACAGTGAAACCAAATCCACATGGTCCtctacgaataataattggagGTTTCAAACTAGTTACCAATGGACTCAATTCGCGACAAGGAGACGTATCTCTTGAAGAAGCAGTGGATGATCCACCGGGAGATTCGATTGGTTGAGTATTTAATGATGCATCATCTGGAAATATTgcttgattataataattataaatgaacactaatgtaatatgtaatgatttaatttataataacatgtACAAGAAAAGTCACTGGTTGGTATAACTAATGATAATCCACTAGTAGATGCGGACTTTATTACGGATCGTGATTTTTGTTTTACGGATGGTATAATTGGTATAGCGCTAAATGATTCAAAAGAATCAGTACTAGAATTATGTTTGCTTTCTTCATTTGTATCTCTGTTTGCAATTAAATCCAacctgaaataaaatttatttattatattcacagatttaattttaaccacGCATTGAAGAAGTGAAATGATTCATATGCATTGATAAGGTATTGATTTCTAGAGGAGTGGAGTTAGTTTTGTGACAACGATTATAATGTTTGGGAAAATGTATGTTTGAATGACTCACATGTGTTCATCATCAATGCATATACTGAACCTGGGCAGCTTATCACGGGAATGCAAATGTCGCTTTCTCTGGATCTGGGGACTGATGTCCTCAGATTCCGTTTGCGAAGAATCAGGTGTGCTTAAACTGATGGATGTCCCTTCTATTTGATTATTCCTAATAACTGTTAATTGAGATTCCCCACTGGTTACTGTAGCAGGACTCGTGAACGATGCATTTGACTTGTCCGCTTTTGGAGGTGTTTCattgtttgtaattttaatggatgaagatcgatttttttctggTAGAGTCGATTCCGCTAACTTTGATGGAGGCGTGATTGAACTATTAGATCCAGAAGACAATTGTGCGACTGTCCGTTCAAGTTCAGTAcggaataattgttttttagaaatatctaaCTCTGTTTGCTCGGAATTTATTTGAGGTGGACGGGTTTGAGATATTTTTCGTGATTGTGGAGAGTACGAAGAGAATGATCCGAACAAAGGAGAATCATCGGTATCATCAGTATCGTCACCTATATCATGATTATATCTATCCATACGAgctgaaatatcattttttttttatatttcaatattaattaaaaaaattaaattatactatatataatatacatactaTCAAAATAACTTGTATCCTCGTCATTGACTAATTGTGGCACAAATTCAGCCTTTTGTCTGAGTAAACTATTCCAATTTActccataaaaatataagtgttCTTTTACTTCATGAGATCCACCAGTGCCTAAACGATCCCTAGGACTTTGTTGCAATAGTGCTGTTATAATGTCCTTAGCTTCTGGTTGAACAGGCCAATCATCCTCATCTGGCCACTCAATatcatctatataatttttttatttatttttttttaataattttcaaatagtttttatatcttcCAGTAATATTTACCATTAACTGTATGAGCAAATAATTCTTCTGGAGTATCACCAAAGAATGGTACACAgccaattaaaaattcatacaatATAATTCCCATAGACCACCAATCAACAGGTTTGCCATATCCCTGACGCAATATAACTTCAGGAGCAATATATTCAGGTGTGCCAAACACTTGTTTATCCGAAAATTGTCTCGTATCTCTGTCGATATAACCCTCATAAAGATTTGTTGCCactgaaaatataagaaattttgttatataactattaaggtatacatttcaaaaatatcgattttctgTGTCACTTACAAGACATAAGACCCATTTTACTGAGACCAAAATCAGTAAGTTTAATGTGACCAAGGGCAGTAATAagtaaactaaaaaaaaaaaaaaaaacaacgaataaaatattgatataataaaatatgaataaaaagaaaaagaaaaaaatttttttttcatacttgTCAGGTTTTAAATCTCGATGAACAATACCATAACTATGTAAATATTCAACAGCTAAGACAGTTTCCGCAAAATAAAATCTTGCCATGTCCGGTGGCAGTGGaccgatattttttaatagatttgcaCAATCTCCGCCTTCTACATATTCCATTACTAAGCACAAgtgtttctatataattaaataataattgatacaattatataattaagttgatattatattatttatatatatttatattttttaaaattcaaaataatgtataCGTACTTTTGTCTCAAAACTACAGTACATAGAAACGACAAATGGATTGTCTGTAAAACTCATTATATCTCTTTCAGCAAAGACTTGTTCTACTTGATTTCTTAGCatcaaattgtttttatttattttcttcatggCAAATCTTTGACGTgtagttttttctttaaccAGATATACTGCACCATATGCGCCATTactaataagttttaaaactTCATAATCACTTTCACATGGAATACGTTGAGATTTATCATCATCTTTATTTGGACTCGAAGCGATTTGTAAATTACTATCGCTCGAACTAGCTGAATCttctaatttgtttaaatcttcttgcaattctaaaatatagaaatatatttaactttactaattattattgaaaaaaaaaaaaggaattataaattaaatgttaccTGATATTGGATCTCTATTAAGAGAAAGTTTGTTAATAATGTATTGTGGTATATCTGTTTTTATTCCTGCATTAATTTTTGCTTGGCCTTCAGCTTGTTCgagtaaatgataaaattcttcaGGATCGAATTCTAAACATTCCAATAAACGAGCTGGACGCGATATtactaacaataattttttaataagtccTGTTAATCTTGTTGCTGCTTCAAGTGATTTATCTTTTGTCtaaaaatagagatatttattattatttatttatttctatcatataaatttttatgaaattacctCCATTAATAAATGTTCCAAATTTTCActcatttcataaaaatatctagttgtaattaatttttcttgagaTTTTTGCAAACAGTCTCTCGCCATTTCAATTACTTGATGATGTACAAATCTTAAAATTGGAAGAGAATCTTGGGTCATATTTGCCATTACTTCATATTCATCtagttctttattttcattgataaaattagtTAAACGTTCCTCCATTTGTTGTGTAGcctaatcaaataatttttaaataaaattgttatgtaaaattgttgttacattatataaaattacaaaatgtttatatacatataaatatatttgaagttttaaataattgaagttttACCTTGGgaaatctttctttataaaGAGTATTCATCATAACAATTTCGCTATCTAATACAGGAGAACGACTTGGACtgctaaaattgaaataaaacatacaattgaacaaaaatattataaatatgttatatttttcaaaagattgaaaaaaataaaattatattaataacataatattcatAGTAAATTACAAtactttacaaaaaaattacaataaattacaatatatattttactatattatttaccTTAAACTTCGTGAACGAGGTCTATGTAATGGTGATCTACGGCCTTCTTCATCAAGGCTAAGAGATACGCTGCCTGGAATACTCGAAATACTAGAACCTGGAAAACCTGGATGTGAAGAACAAGGTGTACCAGGTTTAGAAAAATGGCAAGAAAGCATACGTAATTCATCCTTAGTGGGAACATTTGGAAGTTGATGCAAGCGTTCTTGACTTGAGTACTGtgactaaataaataaatttataaatttttttaatcattatcaattcattttcattctttaataaaataactaaccGAAACATTACTAGAACCTGGTGTTGTCCCGTAACCACTAGATGGTAAACTAGCAACTGACCATCTTCTTCCATCTCCAGTTCCTGTAGTACCTCCaccaattctaaatatatatatgttttaatatgaaaatgttttatatatgttttaatatgaaaaaaatagaattattagaatttagaattattgactgtaatatatattgtgaaagttagtttttgtattataaatacatatacaagACAAATACTTTATGATAAAATCTTACACATTCcatattcttcgttttttatgaattttattacaacCTTTTGATAGCagcatttgtttttttttactattaataatgtattaagaatacaatacttataatagaaatctatctatatagataaactacttatataaataaacaagtcaaatttaaatagacTAAGAATAAGACTAgatatgaaatagaaataccTTTTAATTGGAGCAAAAGCAAAGTGTGGACTTGATGACATCCTAGGACTTTCTAAGGGACTGCCTACAATCGGGACAAACGCTATATAAGGAAATAAGCAGTAAACAAAATTAGTTCTTTATAATaagttgtataaattatataaaaatatagaatatatatttttataattatcttcaattaattaaaaaataattttaaaaaacaaatttaaagatagaaaTTAAAGTTTCTAAAGATAACTGCATAAATTGCAAAttgctataattatattataataatttaaatatggatatttaatatatccaatatatattcatttaatttatagaatactATATAGGATTCTTTgattgatcaattttataGCTTTATACcaaaacacaaaaatttatatataaaaatattcgttatagagactttattaagatataattaaaattttcattacacaAAGCGAGATGGAATTAGAATAAGACTGTTCTGTTTCCATTACACTGctcttacattttatttttgttttttattttttttttttcacttataataataaataaattaataattaataatttaataatcttaattaacattttactataccaatttttatatttgttttggttattaaaattgatctttcaaaaatatgtcttaaatatattaatatattaaatatctatatttatgtatataaaaatttacatatatatatatatatatatatacttaaaaatattaaacaaaactgTGCCAAAATtgtacttataaaatatttttataaaatatatagcactcataaatagtttatacattaacaacatatataaaatattattataaaaatgttatatataatattatatataaatatataagtaatataatataaatataataaattaaaaacatttataattatatacctgATAACGGTGAATGACAACGTGGTAAAGTTGGAGATGTTGTTGCAATAAAAGATTTACGATGAGCTGCTTTAGCAGTACGTCGAGGAATGTTAAAATCACgctaaaagaaacaataattaatatgattgtCAATcattatagttttaattaatattttgacattttaaatatataatattactaacCATATGAACTGATAAAGAAGGTGCAGATTTTCCAATTGCAGAATTCCTCATTCGAACTAGATTTGATAATTCTCCACtgactaaaaatattaaatgattaataattatgaaagata encodes:
- the LOC409193 gene encoding microtubule-associated serine/threonine-protein kinase 3 isoform X1 — encoded protein: MDQNRNRPSRPRLRSHGNSARVLVFDQAESEESACSTEAEIQKHPIPSKVESKEAPVRPVSGELSNLVRMRNSAIGKSAPSLSVHMRDFNIPRRTAKAAHRKSFIATTSPTLPRCHSPLSAFVPIVGSPLESPRMSSSPHFAFAPIKRIGGGTTGTGDGRRWSVASLPSSGYGTTPGSSNVSSQYSSQERLHQLPNVPTKDELRMLSCHFSKPGTPCSSHPGFPGSSISSIPGSVSLSLDEEGRRSPLHRPRSRSLSSPSRSPVLDSEIVMMNTLYKERFPKATQQMEERLTNFINENKELDEYEVMANMTQDSLPILRFVHHQVIEMARDCLQKSQEKLITTRYFYEMSENLEHLLMETKDKSLEAATRLTGLIKKLLLVISRPARLLECLEFDPEEFYHLLEQAEGQAKINAGIKTDIPQYIINKLSLNRDPISELQEDLNKLEDSASSSDSNLQIASSPNKDDDKSQRIPCESDYEVLKLISNGAYGAVYLVKEKTTRQRFAMKKINKNNLMLRNQVEQVFAERDIMSFTDNPFVVSMYCSFETKKHLCLVMEYVEGGDCANLLKNIGPLPPDMARFYFAETVLAVEYLHSYGIVHRDLKPDNLLITALGHIKLTDFGLSKMGLMSLATNLYEGYIDRDTRQFSDKQVFGTPEYIAPEVILRQGYGKPVDWWSMGIILYEFLIGCVPFFGDTPEELFAHTVNDDIEWPDEDDWPVQPEAKDIITALLQQSPRDRLGTGGSHEVKEHLYFYGVNWNSLLRQKAEFVPQLVNDEDTSYFDTRMDRYNHDIGDDTDDTDDSPLFGSFSSYSPQSRKISQTRPPQINSEQTELDISKKQLFRTELERTVAQLSSGSNSSITPPSKLAESTLPEKNRSSSIKITNNETPPKADKSNASFTSPATVTSGESQLTVIRNNQIEGTSISLSTPDSSQTESEDISPQIQRKRHLHSRDKLPRFSICIDDEHMLDLIANRDTNEESKHNSSTDSFESFSAIPIIPSVKQKSRSVIKSASTSGLSLVIPTSDFSCTYDASLNTQPIESPGGSSTASSRDTSPCRELSPLVTSLKPPIIIRRGPCGFGFTVHTIRVYYGDSDFYTMHHLVMAVDQSSPAFEAGLRPGDLITHINGEPVQGLYHIQVLQLMLSGGDHVTLRSTPLENTSIKTGGRKRDLTQSKMARRTLHKQRKLKRDHSDKKRKTSLFKRISSKRASVEMQQPLTISCPLSAPILSSDSKPPLMMAAGICSPSMVTPSRSFQSFTRSQETSPYFATCTKSVCSPSPPTNRVSSDSYHSTGNSSPCSSPNSSSPGSSTSTANLSTIANQSHYQRPSTLHGLKHKLHTAAKNIHSPNRRKSVGHIPLSPLARTPSPSPLPASPTRSPSPLAFPTGHQPGSSNTTQSYSPGVCLSTPNNQKKSYGRPKSAEPGSPLLRRALSPDRLHPRSAENKTSISPLANSVVKVTPRTTIAQSYSETSEECSDSYKEPNDSKVEKKVSTESKSDYSKISHGISINLGNVGMSNSCGSTQLPRIAEEKDSPTGSKADDYSKEVLSLEKVDKNNTSTNKLTELENVTERNDRVELKKEKKNSCPKNSEGATINKIDERVQLDNSFNTQMRCSQNPSHKQSQNFEKSSQASSQKALPQNNEKNSQPSYHKILQSNDKNSQFSTQKFSQTNERGILQTVQQKSQNNEKVSQVAQSQKLLQNNEKIIVPHKVIEQKAASSKNSETNSEGKKISKKYKIDGSESTSNVSSTQHLNTFEVMGSGKDKKTN
- the LOC409193 gene encoding microtubule-associated serine/threonine-protein kinase 3 isoform X2; protein product: MDQNRNRPSRPRLRSHGNSARVLVFDQAESEESACSTEAEIQKHPIPSKVESKEAPVRPVSGELSNLVRMRNSAIGKSAPSLSVHMRDFNIPRRTAKAAHRKSFIATTSPTLPRCHSPLSAFVPIVGSPLESPRMSSSPHFAFAPIKRIGGGTTGTGDGRRWSVASLPSSGYGTTPGSSNVSSQYSSQERLHQLPNVPTKDELRMLSCHFSKPGTPCSSHPGFPGSSISSIPGSVSLSLDEEGRRSPLHRPRSRSLSSPSRSPVLDSEIVMMNTLYKERFPKATQQMEERLTNFINENKELDEYEVMANMTQDSLPILRFVHHQVIEMARDCLQKSQEKLITTRYFYEMSENLEHLLMETKDKSLEAATRLTGLIKKLLLVISRPARLLECLEFDPEEFYHLLEQAEGQAKINAGIKTDIPQYIINKLSLNRDPISELQEDLNKLEDSASSSDSNLQIASSPNKDDDKSQRIPCESDYEVLKLISNGAYGAVYLVKEKTTRQRFAMKKINKNNLMLRNQVEQVFAERDIMSFTDNPFVVSMYCSFETKKHLCLVMEYVEGGDCANLLKNIGPLPPDMARFYFAETVLAVEYLHSYGIVHRDLKPDNLLITALGHIKLTDFGLSKMGLMSLATNLYEGYIDRDTRQFSDKQVFGTPEYIAPEVILRQGYGKPVDWWSMGIILYEFLIGCVPFFGDTPEELFAHTVNDDIEWPDEDDWPVQPEAKDIITALLQQSPRDRLGTGGSHEVKEHLYFYGVNWNSLLRQKAEFVPQLVNDEDTSYFDTRMDRYNHDIGDDTDDTDDSPLFGSFSSYSPQSRKISQTRPPQINSEQTELDISKKQLFRTELERTVAQLSSGSNSSITPPSKLAESTLPEKNRSSSIKITNNETPPKADKSNASFTSPATVTSGESQLTVIRNNQIEGTSISLSTPDSSQTESEDISPQIQRKRHLHSRDKLPRFSICIDDEHMLDLIANRDTNEESKHNSSTDSFESFSAIPIIPSVKQKSRSVIKSASTSGLSLVIPTSDFSYDASLNTQPIESPGGSSTASSRDTSPCRELSPLVTSLKPPIIIRRGPCGFGFTVHTIRVYYGDSDFYTMHHLVMAVDQSSPAFEAGLRPGDLITHINGEPVQGLYHIQVLQLMLSGGDHVTLRSTPLENTSIKTGGRKRDLTQSKMARRTLHKQRKLKRDHSDKKRKTSLFKRISSKRASVEMQQPLTISCPLSAPILSSDSKPPLMMAAGICSPSMVTPSRSFQSFTRSQETSPYFATCTKSVCSPSPPTNRVSSDSYHSTGNSSPCSSPNSSSPGSSTSTANLSTIANQSHYQRPSTLHGLKHKLHTAAKNIHSPNRRKSVGHIPLSPLARTPSPSPLPASPTRSPSPLAFPTGHQPGSSNTTQSYSPGVCLSTPNNQKKSYGRPKSAEPGSPLLRRALSPDRLHPRSAENKTSISPLANSVVKVTPRTTIAQSYSETSEECSDSYKEPNDSKVEKKVSTESKSDYSKISHGISINLGNVGMSNSCGSTQLPRIAEEKDSPTGSKADDYSKEVLSLEKVDKNNTSTNKLTELENVTERNDRVELKKEKKNSCPKNSEGATINKIDERVQLDNSFNTQMRCSQNPSHKQSQNFEKSSQASSQKALPQNNEKNSQPSYHKILQSNDKNSQFSTQKFSQTNERGILQTVQQKSQNNEKVSQVAQSQKLLQNNEKIIVPHKVIEQKAASSKNSETNSEGKKISKKYKIDGSESTSNVSSTQHLNTFEVMGSGKDKKTN
- the LOC409193 gene encoding microtubule-associated serine/threonine-protein kinase 3 isoform X8; the encoded protein is MDQNRNRPSRPRLRSHGNSARVLVFDQAESEESACSTEAEIQKHPIPSKVESKEAPVRPVSGELSNLVRMRNSAIGKSAPSLSVHMRDFNIPRRTAKAAHRKSFIATTSPTLPRCHSPLSGSPLESPRMSSSPHFAFAPIKRIGGGTTGTGDGRRWSVASLPSSGYGTTPGSSNVSSQYSSQERLHQLPNVPTKDELRMLSCHFSKPGTPCSSHPGFPGSSISSIPGSVSLSLDEEGRRSPLHRPRSRSLSSPSRSPVLDSEIVMMNTLYKERFPKATQQMEERLTNFINENKELDEYEVMANMTQDSLPILRFVHHQVIEMARDCLQKSQEKLITTRYFYEMSENLEHLLMETKDKSLEAATRLTGLIKKLLLVISRPARLLECLEFDPEEFYHLLEQAEGQAKINAGIKTDIPQYIINKLSLNRDPISELQEDLNKLEDSASSSDSNLQIASSPNKDDDKSQRIPCESDYEVLKLISNGAYGAVYLVKEKTTRQRFAMKKINKNNLMLRNQVEQVFAERDIMSFTDNPFVVSMYCSFETKKHLCLVMEYVEGGDCANLLKNIGPLPPDMARFYFAETVLAVEYLHSYGIVHRDLKPDNLLITALGHIKLTDFGLSKMGLMSLATNLYEGYIDRDTRQFSDKQVFGTPEYIAPEVILRQGYGKPVDWWSMGIILYEFLIGCVPFFGDTPEELFAHTVNDDIEWPDEDDWPVQPEAKDIITALLQQSPRDRLGTGGSHEVKEHLYFYGVNWNSLLRQKAEFVPQLVNDEDTSYFDTRMDRYNHDIGDDTDDTDDSPLFGSFSSYSPQSRKISQTRPPQINSEQTELDISKKQLFRTELERTVAQLSSGSNSSITPPSKLAESTLPEKNRSSSIKITNNETPPKADKSNASFTSPATVTSGESQLTVIRNNQIEGTSISLSTPDSSQTESEDISPQIQRKRHLHSRDKLPRFSICIDDEHMLDLIANRDTNEESKHNSSTDSFESFSAIPIIPSVKQKSRSVIKSASTSGLSLVIPTSDFSYDASLNTQPIESPGGSSTASSRDTSPCRELSPLVTSLKPPIIIRRGPCGFGFTVHTIRVYYGDSDFYTMHHLVMAVDQSSPAFEAGLRPGDLITHINGEPVQGLYHIQVLQLMLSGGDHVTLRSTPLENTSIKTGGRKRDLTQSKMARRTLHKQRKLKRDHSDKKRKTSLFKRISSKRASVEMQQPLTISCPLSAPILSSDSKPPLMMAAGICSPSMVTPSRSFQSFTRSQETSPYFATCTKSVCSPSPPTNRVSSDSYHSTGNSSPCSSPNSSSPGSSTSTANLSTIANQSHYQRPSTLHGLKHKLHTAAKNIHSPNRRKSVGHIPLSPLARTPSPSPLPASPTRSPSPLAFPTGHQPGSSNTTQSYSPGVCLSTPNNQKKSYGRPKSAEPGSPLLRRALSPDRLHPRSAENKTSISPLANSVVKVTPRTTIAQSYSETSEECSDSYKEPNDSKVEKKVSTESKSDYSKISHGISINLGNVGMSNSCGSTQLPRIAEEKDSPTGSKADDYSKEVLSLEKVDKNNTSTNKLTELENVTERNDRVELKKEKKNSCPKNSEGATINKIDERVQLDNSFNTQMRCSQNPSHKQSQNFEKSSQASSQKALPQNNEKNSQPSYHKILQSNDKNSQFSTQKFSQTNERGILQTVQQKSQNNEKVSQVAQSQKLLQNNEKIIVPHKVIEQKAASSKNSETNSEGKKISKKYKIDGSESTSNVSSTQHLNTFEVMGSGKDKKTN
- the LOC409193 gene encoding microtubule-associated serine/threonine-protein kinase 3 isoform X4, giving the protein MDQNRNRPSRPRLRSHGNSARVLVFDQAESEESACSTEAEIQKHPIPSKVEISGELSNLVRMRNSAIGKSAPSLSVHMRDFNIPRRTAKAAHRKSFIATTSPTLPRCHSPLSAFVPIVGSPLESPRMSSSPHFAFAPIKRIGGGTTGTGDGRRWSVASLPSSGYGTTPGSSNVSSQYSSQERLHQLPNVPTKDELRMLSCHFSKPGTPCSSHPGFPGSSISSIPGSVSLSLDEEGRRSPLHRPRSRSLSSPSRSPVLDSEIVMMNTLYKERFPKATQQMEERLTNFINENKELDEYEVMANMTQDSLPILRFVHHQVIEMARDCLQKSQEKLITTRYFYEMSENLEHLLMETKDKSLEAATRLTGLIKKLLLVISRPARLLECLEFDPEEFYHLLEQAEGQAKINAGIKTDIPQYIINKLSLNRDPISELQEDLNKLEDSASSSDSNLQIASSPNKDDDKSQRIPCESDYEVLKLISNGAYGAVYLVKEKTTRQRFAMKKINKNNLMLRNQVEQVFAERDIMSFTDNPFVVSMYCSFETKKHLCLVMEYVEGGDCANLLKNIGPLPPDMARFYFAETVLAVEYLHSYGIVHRDLKPDNLLITALGHIKLTDFGLSKMGLMSLATNLYEGYIDRDTRQFSDKQVFGTPEYIAPEVILRQGYGKPVDWWSMGIILYEFLIGCVPFFGDTPEELFAHTVNDDIEWPDEDDWPVQPEAKDIITALLQQSPRDRLGTGGSHEVKEHLYFYGVNWNSLLRQKAEFVPQLVNDEDTSYFDTRMDRYNHDIGDDTDDTDDSPLFGSFSSYSPQSRKISQTRPPQINSEQTELDISKKQLFRTELERTVAQLSSGSNSSITPPSKLAESTLPEKNRSSSIKITNNETPPKADKSNASFTSPATVTSGESQLTVIRNNQIEGTSISLSTPDSSQTESEDISPQIQRKRHLHSRDKLPRFSICIDDEHMLDLIANRDTNEESKHNSSTDSFESFSAIPIIPSVKQKSRSVIKSASTSGLSLVIPTSDFSCTYDASLNTQPIESPGGSSTASSRDTSPCRELSPLVTSLKPPIIIRRGPCGFGFTVHTIRVYYGDSDFYTMHHLVMAVDQSSPAFEAGLRPGDLITHINGEPVQGLYHIQVLQLMLSGGDHVTLRSTPLENTSIKTGGRKRDLTQSKMARRTLHKQRKLKRDHSDKKRKTSLFKRISSKRASVEMQQPLTISCPLSAPILSSDSKPPLMMAAGICSPSMVTPSRSFQSFTRSQETSPYFATCTKSVCSPSPPTNRVSSDSYHSTGNSSPCSSPNSSSPGSSTSTANLSTIANQSHYQRPSTLHGLKHKLHTAAKNIHSPNRRKSVGHIPLSPLARTPSPSPLPASPTRSPSPLAFPTGHQPGSSNTTQSYSPGVCLSTPNNQKKSYGRPKSAEPGSPLLRRALSPDRLHPRSAENKTSISPLANSVVKVTPRTTIAQSYSETSEECSDSYKEPNDSKVEKKVSTESKSDYSKISHGISINLGNVGMSNSCGSTQLPRIAEEKDSPTGSKADDYSKEVLSLEKVDKNNTSTNKLTELENVTERNDRVELKKEKKNSCPKNSEGATINKIDERVQLDNSFNTQMRCSQNPSHKQSQNFEKSSQASSQKALPQNNEKNSQPSYHKILQSNDKNSQFSTQKFSQTNERGILQTVQQKSQNNEKVSQVAQSQKLLQNNEKIIVPHKVIEQKAASSKNSETNSEGKKISKKYKIDGSESTSNVSSTQHLNTFEVMGSGKDKKTN